A stretch of Nitrospirota bacterium DNA encodes these proteins:
- a CDS encoding tetratricopeptide repeat protein, with the protein MTDSGIETDKLIEKGLKALENGDTLSALVFFEKAYNIEQTPEICSYLGFCIAKERGQFSKGVALCEEAIKKEPNNSVLYLNLGRLYLFYNKKEQAVITFREGLQQEMNQMILEEFNRIGNRKPPVIPFLKRSNPINKYLGILLKKLKLR; encoded by the coding sequence ATGACAGATTCAGGAATAGAAACAGATAAGCTAATTGAAAAAGGATTGAAAGCACTTGAAAATGGTGATACACTTTCAGCATTAGTATTTTTCGAAAAGGCTTACAATATAGAACAAACGCCTGAGATCTGTTCTTATCTGGGTTTTTGTATTGCAAAAGAACGCGGACAGTTTAGTAAGGGTGTAGCTTTATGTGAGGAGGCGATTAAAAAAGAACCTAATAATTCCGTTCTCTATCTGAATCTTGGAAGACTCTACCTTTTCTACAATAAAAAAGAACAAGCAGTGATTACATTTAGAGAGGGCTTGCAACAGGAGATGAATCAGATGATATTAGAGGAATTTAACAGGATTGGAAACCGCAAACCTCCTGTTATCCCTTTTCTAAAGAGGAGCAATCCCATCAATAAGTATCTTGGTATTCTTCTTAAAAAGCTAAAATTGCGATAA